In the genome of Desulfovibrionales bacterium, the window TCGATGAGTATGAGAAAGACAACCCCATGGATTTTACCCTCCTGAAACGTTCCAGCCTGTCTGAATTGAAAAAGGGTGTTTTTTACAAGACTGAATGGGGGAATCTCAGGCCGGGCTGGCACATTGAATGCGCCGCCATGTCCCTCAAGTATCTCGGTCCGACCTTTGATGTCCATACCAGCGGGAGTGATCTGATCTTCCCGCATCATGAAAATGAGATCGCCATCGCCGAGGCCTTTACCGGCAAGGCTATGGCCAGATACTGGCTGCACAGCGCCCTGGTCATGGTAAACGGCAAGAAGATGTCCCGTTCAGCCGGTAATTTTATTACCTTACGGGACCTGCCGGAAAAGGGATATACCGGCCGGGAGATTCGTTTCCTTCTTATTTCTACGCATTATCGGAAACCCCTGCGTTTTTCCTACCGGAGCCTCGATGCAGCGCAGAGTTCGCTCAGGAGGCTGGACGATCTCATCCACCGTCTGAATGTGCTTATCCCCGGAGAACCGCATCCGGAGGCGGCCACGTATGTATCGACCCTGGAGCAGGAATTCATCGTGGCCATGGATGACGACCTGAATGTGGCCGGGGCCTTGGCCGCCCTTTTCAACTTCATCAAAAAGATAAACCCGATTATGGATGCTCGTAAGCTGGATCGCGACCAGATCGCCTACACCCTGGCCGTCCTGAAAAAGCTGGATGCCGTGTTCGGAATCATGGATTTCAAGGAAGAGACGCTCGCTCCGGAGATTGCGGCCCTGATTGAGAAGAGGGAAGAGGCCCGCGAGAGAAAAGATTGGGTACTGGCCGATCAGATGCGCGAACAACTCTCCGCTCATGGTATAATGGTTATCGACACGCCGCGCGGCCCCATCTGGCGGAAGAAATAGAGGGAAAGAGTTATTCACCACAGAGGCACAGAGGGCACCGAGAGTAAGAGCATTTTGATTTGCCTGGAGATATCCGCAGATCAAATTCCGTAATAAAGGCAGATTGAAGCTCCCCGCAGCCCGCCTACGGCGGACGGGGAATCTCCGTATGCAAGGTAAAATGCATCGTATTCGCTCGCTAACCCCGCTGCAAGCAGCGGAAATGCGCTCGCTATGCATGTTCAAATGGATATAAACGATCTTTCCGGTGAAGTCATCAGCGCAGCCATTGAGGTTCATAAGATTCTTGGATCCGGCCTATTGGAATCTGTTTATGAGGAATGCTTGTGTCGTGAGCTTGAATTAAGGCAAATTCCTTATGAAAGGCAAAAGGAGCTTCCTATAGAGTACAAGGGCATCAAATTAGATTGCGGCTATCGTTTGGATGTGCTCGTGGAAAACAGGTTACTTCTTGAATTAAAAGCCTGTGATGCTCTGCAGCCTATACACAAGGCCCAGCTTTTGACCTATCTAAAATTGACCGGTATCAAAGTAGGTCTCCTAATTAACTTTAATGTGCCTATCTTAAAGCAAGGGATAAAGCGGATGGTCAAGTGAGAGAGGAATGAAGATTTATTCACCACTGAGGCACTGAGGTCACAGCGGTTTTTTCTTTCTCCCCATGGGCAAAAACAATATCTCTGTATTCTCTGTGACTCTGTGGTAAGAAAAAAACTCTTTGCGGTAAAAAAGGAGGGATCATGGATATAGCAGAAGCCGTTCGGAATCGCAGGAGCACACGGGCCTTCCTGCCCAACCCGGTTCCAAAGACCGTGATTGAGAATATCCTGGATGCGGCCCGCTGGGCCCCTTCCTGGGGCAACACCCAGCCCTGGGAATTTCTGGTCGTGGGCGGAGAGGCTTTAGGGAAGATCGGTAAGGATTTTTGCTGCCGCCTGGCAGAGGGCGCAAAGGACAATCCCGATATTTCCATGCCGGCGGAGTGGGATGAGCCTTATAAGGGCCGCTATCAGCAGGTGGGTAGGGGGCTTTTTGAGACCTTCGGTATCGCCCGCGAGGATAAGGCGGCCCGAAATGCACACTATCAGAAGATGTACGCCTTTTTCGGCGCTCCGGCGGTCATCTTTATCCTCATGGGAGAAAATCTTGGCCACTATTCACTCTTTGACTGCGGGAGCGTCACCCAGACTATCTGCCTCCTGGCCGGGAGGGAAGGGTTGGGCACCTGCGTTCTGGCCGCCGCCGTTCGCCACCCGGATATCATCCGGGCGCACCTATCCGTGCCCCCCGGCAAGAAGTTCGTTATCGGCATAGCCGTCGGCTATCCGGATGCAGATTCACCCTACAATAAATTCCGGAGCAACCGCGTGTCGCTGGGGGAGATTGTAAGTTGGGTGGACCTATAAAAGACGACGGAGTTTTTTGAGGATTGCGTTATGGCGAGAACAGATGACCTTTTTGCCCTGGCTGAAAAAGACAAACTCTCATATCAGGAAGCATCAGATATATTTGAGAGACTCCTTAAGCTCGACTTCCCGCCGGTCGCGGTGAAGTTTTTCTTTGATGAAGAGGAGATGGGGCAATACAAACCGGACAGGATTCCGCTGCACCCCATAACCTTCTGCGCCTTCATTGCCGCGTCAAGGTCTTCCGGGTACATTCTGGTAAGCGGGGAAGAAAAACTCCGGTGCGAAAGCGCAAAATATGTCTTCGGCTGGAGGCCGTTCGATGATAAGGAAGCAGCAAGGCATATGAAGTATGCCAAGGATCGGGGGCAGGCGGAAAAATTCGCCAGGGCCAGGCCCAGGCTGCCCGAGGGGAAATTAAAAGGCTTTTTGACCTCTCCCCTGGAAAAGACCCCGGTTGCCCCGGATGTTGTTCACGTTACCTGCACCCCCTTTCAGGCTTATCATATTCTAAACGATTACATGGCGGCGATGGATGTGCATCTCCTGCCTGTTACCCAGATGGTAGGCTCTGCAGTCTGCGGCGGCGATGTGATAGCCTATCAAACCGGCAGGGTCAACATGAATACCATGTGCAGCGGGAGTTACACATCGGGAAAGACGGAACGGGGAGAGATGAACGTGGCTGTCCCCGGTGATCAGATAGAGGCGGTAGCGAAGAGGATGCTGGAAAGGACCATTCGCAACAGGGGAGTCTCGTTCCTGCGCAAAGGGGAATCCTATCCCGGATTTGATGTCTGCGGAGGTTGTCCGATGTTGGTGTTCAAGTAACCCGAATGCGCTCCTTTCAGGTTTTTGGTCTGGGACAGTGCTGCCTGGATTATATCGGAAAAGTGGACGCCTATCCTCCGCCGGATGTGAAGTGCGAGTTTTCCGACATGGTCGTGCAGGGCGGCGGGCCGGTGGCTACGGCCCTGGTCGCCCTGGCCCGCTGGGGCGTTTCGTGTACCTTTGCCGGTGTGGTGGGGGATGATCTGTTCGGCGGCAGCATCAAGGCCTCATTGGATGCTGAAGGCATAGATACCGGTGGTATCCTGGTCAGGAAGGGGTTTGCCTCTCAGTTCGCTTTTATTGTAGCTGAACCCGGAGTAGGGAGGCGCACGATCTTCTGGCGAAGGCCCACCGGTCCTCCTCCAACCCCTGAAGAGATCGACTACGGCCTTATCCGCAAGGCCAAAATACTCCACACCGACGGCCTTTTTATCGAGGCCTCCCTTGCCGCTTGTAAGGCCGCCAAGGAGGCGGGAGTTCAGGTAGTTGTGGACGCCGGCTCCCTCCGCGAGGGCATGCTGGACCTCGCCCGGTTGAGCGATTATTTTCTGGCCTCGGAAACCTTTGCGAAGGCTTTGGTGGGCGCGGACAAACCGCTGGAGGCCTGCTACAGGCTGGCCGGGCTTGGCCCCCGCGTTGTTGGCGTAACCCTGGGGCCGAAAGGCTATGTGGCCTTGGCCGAGGGCGCGATTATTGAGCGGCCTGCCTATCCGGTGGAAGCCGTGGATACCACGGGCTGCGGCGATGTCTTTCACGCGGGCTTTATTTACGGCCTGACTCAGGGATGGGATGCCTGCAAAAGTCTTGATCTTGCCGCGTGGGCCGCGGCCATGGTCAGCCTTAAGCTGGGAGGCCGGGCCGGCATTCCGTCCCGGGAACAACTCAGGGAAAAAGGTTACACCTAACCCAGTAGAGTGGGCTTTGCCCCCCCATTGTTCCCGTCTTGGCTCATGGGATTGAGTACCATGCCGACCAGAATATCGCGGGCGGTGTCAATACGGCGTTTGATGTCGGTGTCGAGCATGGTTATTCCTCAATATTGGTAGACGGGGTGGACTTGGTGGACCGGGTGGACGGAGGGCGTGATGACCGTTTTTTGGAACGTACGCGGTAGAGGCGCTCGGTGAAGCCGCCCTCTGTTTCGAACGCCTTAGCCTGTGCGGCGAGCTGGCGGTCGAGCAGGCTGCAGGCGACCGCCAGCAGCACCAGTGCGGCGTTGGCGGCAAGCTCGGGGTAAGTGGGCACCGTGGATTTCGTAGACTGACGCTTTTGTCCACTTAGTCTGTCTCGTCCACGCAGTCCACAATCATGCTCTGCCTGCACCCACTGTACTACTTCATCGGCGGTGGCGCAGCGGAGGTCGATCAGTCTTTGCCTGCGGTGGTCGTCACGATCCCAAATCGGCAGGCCGCGCTGGCGCAGAAAATCCTCATAGTCGAGCCGCAGCTCTTCCAGACTGGCCCGCGCTACATTAGTGAGTTTAATTTCGGTCTTTTTCGAGGTTCCCGATGCTTGACTTCCTTCGGCAATGTTCTGCACCCCCGACCGCGCCGCCTGCACCATCTGGTCGTGAGTGCGGCTGCGCTTTTCGACATAGCGGTCGCAAAAACGGACCGTTATGTCATAAATCAGTTGCGCCACCTGAAAACTCCTGAGTTTTCGGTAGCCACCATGCTTCGGTATCAGCGGCTCATTAGTATTCATATCGTACGTAAGTTCCGGCTTAGAGACCAGTCCGATGGCCCTGTTTTTTTCGATTCACAACATGTTGTTAGCGGTCTTGGTGGGCAAAGCCTACCCTACATGGCTACTTGGAAAAGGAGAATCTATAAAAGTGCTGGTATCTGTAAAACGAGACGTTCCACTGTTGCGAGATACTCTGAGTGATGACGTTCGAATAAATGGGTCAATTGGTCCTTCGCATACTTCCCACCCACATAAAGGATTTTGTCCAGGAAAAATGGCTCCATTCCGATTTCTCTTGCCACAAGCCATGTAAGTATGAACTGCTCTTTTGGTTCTTTGAGTTTCTTGCAGGAGGAAGCTAACTGTTTCAAGAAGTTGCCAAGATGAACATCGGTTTTGACATAGTACAATAGGCCGAGTTCTTTGAAGAAATTGCATATAAGCGGGGGACCCATCTGAATAATGCCTGAAGAAAACTCTTTTGCATAGTCAAATGCTTTTCCCGGATGCTGTCGAGAAACCTTGTCGTACATATCCCAAAAGCTTTCAGGGTCTGCCAAAATTTCTTGTTTGACTTTGGGTAATGCTGTAGCGAGAGATAATACAAGTCTTGGCCTGTGCTTCTTAGTGCTTACTCTACCCTTTAGTATCTCGATTAAACTATTCAAGTTATCTTGTTCGGGAATTCCAGCTTCTTCTAAAATAGAATTGCCCCAAGACAGGGTGATTCTGACCCAATCATCATATTGATATAATGGTTCGGTACACTTTCTGAAGTGGCATGACGAATAGTGCCCATCAAATCTGAAGATATCTTCTGGATAAAGGACTTTAAAAGTTTTTCGTACAGCGCTGTAGCTGGCTGCAGCCATTGCCAGATTATTCAAAATCTGGTGCTCTTTTGTTTGTTTTGGCCACCTTCGGGTTCGTATTATTTCATACTGCCGGAGCAGATCGGGGTCCTTATTCTTCTGAGTTTCCTCTGCAATTATTTTTTCTGCTTCAGAGAACAATTCTGAAATTCGCATTAGCGTTTCCTTTTTTACCGTACTTTGTTAATCCTATCTGCTTCTGCAAGAGGGGTAACAAGTTATTCCACGGTTTCTGTATATTTCCGCGAGTTGGAAGGAACCCCTCCGGGGTTTCCACACGGCAAGAAGCTTTAGCCAAGTAGCCAAGTAGGGTGGGCTTTGCCCACCATCATCCAATATTCACCGGAAATTTCGCTGGTGTTACATCCCAGTATCGCCGAAATCACTCAGCATTTAGCGCAACATATTTATTCCATTTAAAATATCCTTGACAAGCTTTTTCTAAGATGAATTCAAATGGTAGGTGCGCCACTTGATGTCTGCCGGAACACTTCGTGTGGGGACTGGCGGGAGAGAAGACCACAGTTACCCGATTATATGTCAGAGCAATTATTATTTTGTATGAGCAGGTGTTCGCCTCTTGGAAGGAATAATCGCAATCAATGACCGGAGCGCTTTGTTGACTGATTCCGAGTCCGAAAAATACTTTCTAACATCCGGCTCCAACATAACTGCTCCGTCTTCAAGCTTAAAATATTGGACTGAGGTAGTGCCGTCCTCTTTATGAATGACTACCTTATGACCGGCACGATATGCCTTATAATATTTTCCTCGCACCGCACCTTTCATGTTTGAAAAATCGTATTCCGATTTCATATAAGTCCCTCTAACATATTTATATTCTATTTAAAATATCCTTGACAAGCTTTTTCTGGGCGTTTACTTCTTTTTGGTGAAATGCTGGACATAGAGGAAAAGAAAGAAAACATCCGGGAGCTTTATGAGATGTGTCCGAGGTAAGCGCATGAAGGAAGAATCTAGGAGTGAAATCATCATCTATCGTACCAAGGACGGCAGGACTGCCCTTGACGTCAACCTGAGCGGAGAGACCCTTTGGTTGAATCAGGGTCAGAT includes:
- a CDS encoding GxxExxY protein codes for the protein MDINDLSGEVISAAIEVHKILGSGLLESVYEECLCRELELRQIPYERQKELPIEYKGIKLDCGYRLDVLVENRLLLELKACDALQPIHKAQLLTYLKLTGIKVGLLINFNVPILKQGIKRMVK
- a CDS encoding nitroreductase, with the protein product MDIAEAVRNRRSTRAFLPNPVPKTVIENILDAARWAPSWGNTQPWEFLVVGGEALGKIGKDFCCRLAEGAKDNPDISMPAEWDEPYKGRYQQVGRGLFETFGIAREDKAARNAHYQKMYAFFGAPAVIFILMGENLGHYSLFDCGSVTQTICLLAGREGLGTCVLAAAVRHPDIIRAHLSVPPGKKFVIGIAVGYPDADSPYNKFRSNRVSLGEIVSWVDL
- a CDS encoding DUF169 domain-containing protein, yielding MARTDDLFALAEKDKLSYQEASDIFERLLKLDFPPVAVKFFFDEEEMGQYKPDRIPLHPITFCAFIAASRSSGYILVSGEEKLRCESAKYVFGWRPFDDKEAARHMKYAKDRGQAEKFARARPRLPEGKLKGFLTSPLEKTPVAPDVVHVTCTPFQAYHILNDYMAAMDVHLLPVTQMVGSAVCGGDVIAYQTGRVNMNTMCSGSYTSGKTERGEMNVAVPGDQIEAVAKRMLERTIRNRGVSFLRKGESYPGFDVCGGCPMLVFK
- a CDS encoding PfkB family carbohydrate kinase — its product is MRSFQVFGLGQCCLDYIGKVDAYPPPDVKCEFSDMVVQGGGPVATALVALARWGVSCTFAGVVGDDLFGGSIKASLDAEGIDTGGILVRKGFASQFAFIVAEPGVGRRTIFWRRPTGPPPTPEEIDYGLIRKAKILHTDGLFIEASLAACKAAKEAGVQVVVDAGSLREGMLDLARLSDYFLASETFAKALVGADKPLEACYRLAGLGPRVVGVTLGPKGYVALAEGAIIERPAYPVEAVDTTGCGDVFHAGFIYGLTQGWDACKSLDLAAWAAAMVSLKLGGRAGIPSREQLREKGYT
- a CDS encoding four helix bundle suffix domain-containing protein, whose translation is MNTNEPLIPKHGGYRKLRSFQVAQLIYDITVRFCDRYVEKRSRTHDQMVQAARSGVQNIAEGSQASGTSKKTEIKLTNVARASLEELRLDYEDFLRQRGLPIWDRDDHRRQRLIDLRCATADEVVQWVQAEHDCGLRGRDRLSGQKRQSTKSTVPTYPELAANAALVLLAVACSLLDRQLAAQAKAFETEGGFTERLYRVRSKKRSSRPPSTRSTKSTPSTNIEE